TATGATTGATGCTTATATGAAGTTTGGTGATGTGCAAGGAGCTCTTCCTTTGTTTCTCAAGGCATCGGAGACCAACGTTGTTTCATGGACGGCAATGATTTCAGGGTTTGCGAGGAATGGGTACTGGGAAGGGGCCCTTTCTCTCTTCATTGACATGAAGAGGAATTCCCTTACACCTGATGATTTTAGGTTTGGTGCCATCTTCCATGCATGTGGTATGTTGGCAGTGCTAGCAAATGGAAGAATGGCGCATAGTTGCATGATTCGCTGAGGTTTCAATTCTTATCTCTACCaacttataatatataaaatagatattaattaattaataaaatagaatatttttttaagaaaaaatcacATCCTGTGCATGGCACGGGGTTATAAGCTAGTGATTGTTAGAATGTGTCTCCTAGGCTTTTTGTTTGGATTCAACTTTATGAGCGGTGCTCCCAACTGAAATTCTGTCGTGTTGAACATAATGTACATAGGAAGGAGATGAGGTttatgtctctctctctctctctcgtttgagGGGTGGGGCGGGGCGGAGGAGACACTGGTATTGCAGTGGGTTTTGGTGGACTAATGGAgcggggagggggagagagagaggtatATTACTGTTAAAGGTTCATTGTATCTTGGTTAACCAATAATTTTAACATGGTAATGCTTGCTTGCTTGGTTTACTGCTAAAAGGCAATTGAGGAGTCATGCTGCAAAAGTAGTGAGGGGAGTCAATTTTGAACCGCAATATGGTTTATTGATTTGCCAAGCCATAACGCCCTGTCCTGCACCcccaaaaaaaggggaaaaaaggggaagaagaataagGAGGAGCAGAGATTAGTACgaacacatacatgcatgcattaaGTTCTTGTTATGTTTCATGCGAAAATGATGGCATGTTGAGCTTAGTCCAATTTATTGATTCATTTGGAAGCTTGTACCATCCCATTTTTGCTGCAGAAAATTGGATTGATGGAATAATATAGATGAAGTCGGGTTCTTCATGTTATCTTGCAGATTTTCCTCTGTTATCATTCAACTTAGCATGGACACTTGTTCTTACGGATGGATTAAAGTGCATATTGTGATTTTTAATGATTATAGCTTTGTGTTCCATCACGTTGATGAGGCTTAATTAGTTCTAtactcaaaaatcttttttttttttgtgatagttTAGTCTGGTATTATGCATGGGATTAGTTAAGGTGGCCCAAgcaaaattagaattttttgagttGGCGTGGTATATGACAGTCCTAAGTTGTAAAATAGGAGACTTTTTAGTGTTTATTGCCCGAAACCTGTGTGATTGTTGTCAGCTCAACTGACGGGTTGTTACTTTTTCCTTTTCTCCCTtgtctcctctctttcttctctttttcaaaGAGGGTTTAGTATTACCCCCTTTCTTAGCAATTAATGAAGCTCTCATACTATATAAAAATTGACTTCCTGAATAATATCCTCATCCACTTGTGAATCCTTTCTAAAAATCCCTTCCCTGTCTTTCCTTGGAAGTGCTAATGCCGACAGGGTTCCTAAAACTTGAATCTTGACCATCTTGATAGGTGGCCAATGCCAATATGCGCAAAGAGCTTGGTTTATCTAATGCAAGATGATTTGTTGGAAATTCATGGAAATAGCTGATATAGATCTCAGTTGGTATTATTGTACCATGATATTGGAATAGTGGCACATCTAGTGTTAATGATTGTTCGTGCTATTTTAAGATGttaattttaatatcaaatattttatttagaaTTGTATCTGAGAGATCGCAGAATCTCAGCAGATACATGGTACCTCCTAACTGATATTTTCAGTTGCTCTATAAGTTGTACAAATTTCTCCTCTAATTGATGAAAACAAGT
The sequence above is a segment of the Elaeis guineensis isolate ETL-2024a chromosome 7, EG11, whole genome shotgun sequence genome. Coding sequences within it:
- the LOC140859145 gene encoding pentatricopeptide repeat-containing protein At4g21065-like, which gives rise to MGYARLGEIEHSISLFKKMQLLGVEGDVTTFGSLMNACSDFSDPRFGRMIHAFIYQRGWDVAVEFGDVQGALPLFLKASETNVVSWTAMISGFARNGYWEGALSLFIDMKRNSLTPDDFRFGAIFHACGMLAVLANGRMAHSCMIR